The following coding sequences are from one Lolium rigidum isolate FL_2022 chromosome 6, APGP_CSIRO_Lrig_0.1, whole genome shotgun sequence window:
- the LOC124660365 gene encoding disease resistance protein RGA5-like isoform X2 — MNLVTGAMGSLLPKLAELLSDEYKLQKGVKDRVRSLEKEMKSMHAALRVVAEVPRDQLDEQVRHWAGEVRELSFDMEDVVDKFLVRVDDDCSEPAAPKSNKLKRLTKKIADAINDINKQVQEVANRRGRYTVDSIVARPPAMTTIDPRLGALYNEVTELVGISGKRDQELMKLLSEGDDEAKKKLKMVSVVGLGGLGKTTLVKTVYDNIKGKFDRSAFVPVGRNADAKKVLMDILLDLDIYQNQFTMMNERQLIDRLREYLENRRYLIVIDDIWDGKLWGVIKWAFSSSNNLGSRLITTTRIVGVSKLCCSTTNGSIYQMEPLSGDDSQRLFYKRVFSHERGCPREFEKVSIDILKKCGGVPLAIITIASLLASDRGVKPMDKWHALLESIGRGLTEDPSVEEMLRILSFSYYDLPSHLKTCLLYLSMFPEDFKIRKDQLIWMWIAESFVQCDNAENILFDIGETYFNELVNRNMILPVYARREVEACREVEACRVHDMVLDLISSLSREDNFVTILNGIGDSISSRCNIRRLSLQNDRKGELQTTPIESVSLLKVRSIAIFAPAINLMPPFSRFFVLRVLDFTGCNLGNHNHLNIRGLGNLLHLRYLGLAKTEISEVPEEVGKLKFLQVLDLSGNKHIEELPSTVNKLRRLMRLLVDSKCKRLPDGLGNLTSMEVLREIHCDSLSILNELGSMERLTKLGILFDNLSFEMMEAFVESLGKMSNLQSVVITRHGVESQLLTGEGVDSKTIDLLGEGWVPPQSLREFVTYGLIFSTVPTWIRRNPLHLSHLTKIKIFIEDVRQEDLDILGRLPALRNLNLWSFRQIGLPLVGADGFRCLASFMSFSQSAGLIMFQPGAMPNVEKVELWIKLRVAIEEATGQGGDCFHMGLGNLLSLRKVVVNLHRWGLTVEETKQPVDALVNELRAHPSRPDFQVLPDPPIPYGAPDNDVMAHGCYREREEDGEEE, encoded by the exons ATGAATCTGGTGACGGGTGCCATGGGCTCCCTGCTCCCCAAGCTGGCCGAGCTCCTCAGCGACGAGTACAAGCTGCAGAAGGGCGTCAAGGACCGCGTCAGGTCCCTGGAGAAGGAGATGAAGAGCATGCACGCCGCCCTCCGCGTGGTGGCCGAGGTGCCGCGGGACCAGCTCGACGAGCAGGTCAGGCACTGGGCTGGGGAGGTGAGGGAGCTTTCCTTCGACATGGAGGACGTCGTCGACAAGTTCCTGGTGCGTGTCGATGATGACTGCTCCGAGCCTGCAGCACCCAAGTCGAACAAGCTCAAGCGGCTAACCAAGAAG ATCGCCGACGCGATCAACGACATCAATAAGCAAGTCCAAGAGGTCGCCAACAGGCGTGGAAGGTACACGGTTGACAGTATTGTCGCTAGGCCTCCAGCCATGACGACCATCGATCCCCGCCTTGGTGCTCTGTACAATGAAGTGACCGAGCTCGTGGGCATTTCTGGGAAAAGAGATCAAGAGCTAATGAAGTTGCTCTCGGAGGGAGACGACGAGGCCAAGAAAAAGTTGAAGATGGTCTCCGTCGTCGGGCTTGGAGGATTGGGCAAGACCACTCTTGTCAAAACGGTTTATGACAATATCAAAGGAAAATTCGATCGCAGTGCTTTTGTTCCTGTCGGTCGAAATGCCGACGCAAAGAAGGTTCTCATGGACATCCTCCTTGACCTTGATATCTACCAAAATCAGTTCACCATGATGAATGAACGACAACTCATTGACAGACTCCGGGAATATCTCGAGAACAGAAG GTACCTCATCGTTATTGATGATATATGGGACGGAAAACTGTGGGGAGTTATAAAGTGGGCATTCTCTAGCAGCAATAATTTGGGCAGTCGACTAATCACAACAACTCGTATAGTCGGTGTATCTAAATTATGTTGTTCGACTACTAATGGTTCAATTTATCAAATGGAACCTCTTAGTGGTGATGATTCACAAAGACTCTTCTATAAGAGGGTATTTTCTCATGAGAGAGGATGTCCCCGTGAATTTGAGAAAGTGTCCATAGATATATTGAAAAAATGTGGTGGAGTGCCATTAGCCATCATTACTATAGCTAGTCTTTTGGCTAGTGATCGGGGGGTAAAACCTATGGACAAATGGCATGCTTTGCTCGAGTCTATTGGTCGTGGGCTTACAGAAGACCCCAGTGTAGAGGAGATGTTGAGGATACTGTCGTTTAGTTATTATGATCTACCTTCTCATCTGAAGACATGCTTATTATATCTAAGCATGTTCCCGGAAGATTTCAAGATTAGAAAAGATCAGTTGATATGGATGTGGATTGCcgaaagttttgtgcaatgtgatAATGCAGAAAATATTCTCTTTGACATCGGAGAAACTTACTTCAATGAGCTTGTGAACAGAAACATGATACTGCCGGTATATGCTAGGAGAGAAGTAGAAGCTTGCAGAGAAGTAGAAGCTTGCAGAGTGCATGATATGGTTCTAGATCTAATTTCTTCCCTATCAAGAGAGGATAACTTTGTTACTATATTGAATGGTATTGGTGATAGCATATCTTCTCGGTGCAACATCCGTAGACTGTCCCTACAGAATGATAGAAAAGGAGAACTTCAAACCACACCTATCGAATCCGTGAGTCTGTTAAAAGTGAGGTCCATTGCTATATTTGCACCCGCTATCAATCTAATGCCGCCTTTCTCGAGATTTTTTGTATTACGTGTATTGGATTTCACTGGATGTAATCTTGGCAATCATAATCATCTAAACATCCGGGGGTTGGGGAATTTATTGCACTTGAGGTACCTAGGTCTAGCCAAAACAGAAATTTCCGAGGTCCCGGAAGAAGTTGGAAAGTTAAAGTTTTTGCAGGTGCTGGATTTGAGTGGAAATAAGCATATAGAAGAGCTACCATCGACTGTTAATAAGCTCAGAAGATTGATGCGCTTACTTGTGGACAGTAAATGCAAGAGGCTTCCAGATGGACTAGGAAACCTGACATCAATGGAAGTGCTGAGGGAGATCCATTGTGACTCTCTAAGCATCCTGAATGAGCTGGGCAGCATGGAAAGGTTGACGAAGCTTGGAATTCTGTTTGATAATTTGAGTTTTGAGATGATGGAAGCTTTTGTGGAATCACTAGGGAAAATGTCCAACCTCCAAAGTGTAGTAATTACTCGGCATGGTGTTGAGTCTCAGCTTTTGACAGGGGAAGGTGTTGATTCTAAGACCATCGATCTTTTGGGGGAAGGTTGGGTGCCCCCTCAAAGTCTCCGGGAGTTTGTCACATACGGATTAATATTCTCTACAGTGCCGACATGGATAAGGAGGAATCCCTTGCATCTGTCGCATCTCACGAAGATAAAAATCTTTATCGAGGACGTACGGCAGGAGGATCTGGACATCCTTGGAAGGTTACCGGCTCTTCGTAATCTTAACTTGTGGAGCTTCCGCCAAATTGGGCTGCCACTTGTCGGCGCTGATGGGTTCCGTTGTCTCGCATCATTCATGTCGTTTTCCCAGTCCGCGGGCCTAATCATGTTCCAGCCGGGAGCTATGCCCAATGTTGAAAAAGTTGAGCTCTGGATCAAATTGCGGGTGGCAATAGAGGAAGCAACTGGCCAAGGTGGTGATTGTTTTCACATGGGCCTGGGGAACCTCCTGTCCCTTCGGAAGGTCGTTGTCAATTTGCACCGCTGGGGATTGACAGTCGAGGAGACGAAGCAACCCGTGGATGCGCTGGTGAACGAACTCCGTGCACATCCTAGTCGTCCCGACTTTCAAGTCCTCCCCGACCCACCCATACCGTATG GCGCTCCTGACAATGACGTAATGGCTCATGGATGTTATAGAGAGCGGGAGGAGGATggggaggaggaatga
- the LOC124660365 gene encoding disease resistance protein RGA5-like isoform X1 yields MNLVTGAMGSLLPKLAELLSDEYKLQKGVKDRVRSLEKEMKSMHAALRVVAEVPRDQLDEQVRHWAGEVRELSFDMEDVVDKFLVRVDDDCSEPAAPKSNKLKRLTKKMAGLFTKGKARHEIADAINDINKQVQEVANRRGRYTVDSIVARPPAMTTIDPRLGALYNEVTELVGISGKRDQELMKLLSEGDDEAKKKLKMVSVVGLGGLGKTTLVKTVYDNIKGKFDRSAFVPVGRNADAKKVLMDILLDLDIYQNQFTMMNERQLIDRLREYLENRRYLIVIDDIWDGKLWGVIKWAFSSSNNLGSRLITTTRIVGVSKLCCSTTNGSIYQMEPLSGDDSQRLFYKRVFSHERGCPREFEKVSIDILKKCGGVPLAIITIASLLASDRGVKPMDKWHALLESIGRGLTEDPSVEEMLRILSFSYYDLPSHLKTCLLYLSMFPEDFKIRKDQLIWMWIAESFVQCDNAENILFDIGETYFNELVNRNMILPVYARREVEACREVEACRVHDMVLDLISSLSREDNFVTILNGIGDSISSRCNIRRLSLQNDRKGELQTTPIESVSLLKVRSIAIFAPAINLMPPFSRFFVLRVLDFTGCNLGNHNHLNIRGLGNLLHLRYLGLAKTEISEVPEEVGKLKFLQVLDLSGNKHIEELPSTVNKLRRLMRLLVDSKCKRLPDGLGNLTSMEVLREIHCDSLSILNELGSMERLTKLGILFDNLSFEMMEAFVESLGKMSNLQSVVITRHGVESQLLTGEGVDSKTIDLLGEGWVPPQSLREFVTYGLIFSTVPTWIRRNPLHLSHLTKIKIFIEDVRQEDLDILGRLPALRNLNLWSFRQIGLPLVGADGFRCLASFMSFSQSAGLIMFQPGAMPNVEKVELWIKLRVAIEEATGQGGDCFHMGLGNLLSLRKVVVNLHRWGLTVEETKQPVDALVNELRAHPSRPDFQVLPDPPIPYGAPDNDVMAHGCYREREEDGEEE; encoded by the exons ATGAATCTGGTGACGGGTGCCATGGGCTCCCTGCTCCCCAAGCTGGCCGAGCTCCTCAGCGACGAGTACAAGCTGCAGAAGGGCGTCAAGGACCGCGTCAGGTCCCTGGAGAAGGAGATGAAGAGCATGCACGCCGCCCTCCGCGTGGTGGCCGAGGTGCCGCGGGACCAGCTCGACGAGCAGGTCAGGCACTGGGCTGGGGAGGTGAGGGAGCTTTCCTTCGACATGGAGGACGTCGTCGACAAGTTCCTGGTGCGTGTCGATGATGACTGCTCCGAGCCTGCAGCACCCAAGTCGAACAAGCTCAAGCGGCTAACCAAGAAGATGGCCGGCCTGTTCACCAAGGGGAAGGCTCGCCACGAGATCGCCGACGCGATCAACGACATCAATAAGCAAGTCCAAGAGGTCGCCAACAGGCGTGGAAGGTACACGGTTGACAGTATTGTCGCTAGGCCTCCAGCCATGACGACCATCGATCCCCGCCTTGGTGCTCTGTACAATGAAGTGACCGAGCTCGTGGGCATTTCTGGGAAAAGAGATCAAGAGCTAATGAAGTTGCTCTCGGAGGGAGACGACGAGGCCAAGAAAAAGTTGAAGATGGTCTCCGTCGTCGGGCTTGGAGGATTGGGCAAGACCACTCTTGTCAAAACGGTTTATGACAATATCAAAGGAAAATTCGATCGCAGTGCTTTTGTTCCTGTCGGTCGAAATGCCGACGCAAAGAAGGTTCTCATGGACATCCTCCTTGACCTTGATATCTACCAAAATCAGTTCACCATGATGAATGAACGACAACTCATTGACAGACTCCGGGAATATCTCGAGAACAGAAG GTACCTCATCGTTATTGATGATATATGGGACGGAAAACTGTGGGGAGTTATAAAGTGGGCATTCTCTAGCAGCAATAATTTGGGCAGTCGACTAATCACAACAACTCGTATAGTCGGTGTATCTAAATTATGTTGTTCGACTACTAATGGTTCAATTTATCAAATGGAACCTCTTAGTGGTGATGATTCACAAAGACTCTTCTATAAGAGGGTATTTTCTCATGAGAGAGGATGTCCCCGTGAATTTGAGAAAGTGTCCATAGATATATTGAAAAAATGTGGTGGAGTGCCATTAGCCATCATTACTATAGCTAGTCTTTTGGCTAGTGATCGGGGGGTAAAACCTATGGACAAATGGCATGCTTTGCTCGAGTCTATTGGTCGTGGGCTTACAGAAGACCCCAGTGTAGAGGAGATGTTGAGGATACTGTCGTTTAGTTATTATGATCTACCTTCTCATCTGAAGACATGCTTATTATATCTAAGCATGTTCCCGGAAGATTTCAAGATTAGAAAAGATCAGTTGATATGGATGTGGATTGCcgaaagttttgtgcaatgtgatAATGCAGAAAATATTCTCTTTGACATCGGAGAAACTTACTTCAATGAGCTTGTGAACAGAAACATGATACTGCCGGTATATGCTAGGAGAGAAGTAGAAGCTTGCAGAGAAGTAGAAGCTTGCAGAGTGCATGATATGGTTCTAGATCTAATTTCTTCCCTATCAAGAGAGGATAACTTTGTTACTATATTGAATGGTATTGGTGATAGCATATCTTCTCGGTGCAACATCCGTAGACTGTCCCTACAGAATGATAGAAAAGGAGAACTTCAAACCACACCTATCGAATCCGTGAGTCTGTTAAAAGTGAGGTCCATTGCTATATTTGCACCCGCTATCAATCTAATGCCGCCTTTCTCGAGATTTTTTGTATTACGTGTATTGGATTTCACTGGATGTAATCTTGGCAATCATAATCATCTAAACATCCGGGGGTTGGGGAATTTATTGCACTTGAGGTACCTAGGTCTAGCCAAAACAGAAATTTCCGAGGTCCCGGAAGAAGTTGGAAAGTTAAAGTTTTTGCAGGTGCTGGATTTGAGTGGAAATAAGCATATAGAAGAGCTACCATCGACTGTTAATAAGCTCAGAAGATTGATGCGCTTACTTGTGGACAGTAAATGCAAGAGGCTTCCAGATGGACTAGGAAACCTGACATCAATGGAAGTGCTGAGGGAGATCCATTGTGACTCTCTAAGCATCCTGAATGAGCTGGGCAGCATGGAAAGGTTGACGAAGCTTGGAATTCTGTTTGATAATTTGAGTTTTGAGATGATGGAAGCTTTTGTGGAATCACTAGGGAAAATGTCCAACCTCCAAAGTGTAGTAATTACTCGGCATGGTGTTGAGTCTCAGCTTTTGACAGGGGAAGGTGTTGATTCTAAGACCATCGATCTTTTGGGGGAAGGTTGGGTGCCCCCTCAAAGTCTCCGGGAGTTTGTCACATACGGATTAATATTCTCTACAGTGCCGACATGGATAAGGAGGAATCCCTTGCATCTGTCGCATCTCACGAAGATAAAAATCTTTATCGAGGACGTACGGCAGGAGGATCTGGACATCCTTGGAAGGTTACCGGCTCTTCGTAATCTTAACTTGTGGAGCTTCCGCCAAATTGGGCTGCCACTTGTCGGCGCTGATGGGTTCCGTTGTCTCGCATCATTCATGTCGTTTTCCCAGTCCGCGGGCCTAATCATGTTCCAGCCGGGAGCTATGCCCAATGTTGAAAAAGTTGAGCTCTGGATCAAATTGCGGGTGGCAATAGAGGAAGCAACTGGCCAAGGTGGTGATTGTTTTCACATGGGCCTGGGGAACCTCCTGTCCCTTCGGAAGGTCGTTGTCAATTTGCACCGCTGGGGATTGACAGTCGAGGAGACGAAGCAACCCGTGGATGCGCTGGTGAACGAACTCCGTGCACATCCTAGTCGTCCCGACTTTCAAGTCCTCCCCGACCCACCCATACCGTATG GCGCTCCTGACAATGACGTAATGGCTCATGGATGTTATAGAGAGCGGGAGGAGGATggggaggaggaatga